The proteins below come from a single Miscanthus floridulus cultivar M001 chromosome 1, ASM1932011v1, whole genome shotgun sequence genomic window:
- the LOC136505321 gene encoding protein SOSEKI 2-like, which translates to MEAAGGGGRRPPVGRAEASPERGRPTTYASSARPAPARPMRKVQIIYYLCRNGQLEHPHFMELAQHPHQPLRLKDVIDRLTLLRGKGMPALFSWSCKRNYKNGYVWNDLSENDVIYPSDGVEYVLKGSEIFPDCSSDRFQHLRVTDRSPTKPPLALPQLSHKQYADSYRDDAVEDREDDELGYSYHHRRTASSGRLVAARADKAAVSARTTSRARPVELPVEETSPPSSTSSDKPPLPQQQTGRRASDLLQEPVEPTRPGSMLLQLIACGSTVSAAAGGGGGSGKCRAEPRRSCGLVSRLSARGGADEDEDVAAAAGTDLGRRFGHLAVENKEYLSGSIVEGAGGGDTAS; encoded by the exons AGCCCCGAGCGTGGCAGGCCGACGACGTACGCGTCGTCAGCGAGGCCGGCGCCGGCGAGGCCCATGAGGAAGGTGCAGATCATCTACTACCTCTGCAGGAACGGGCAGCTGGAGCACCCGCACTTCATGGAGCTCGCGCAGCACCCGCACCAGCCCCTTCGTCTCAAAG ATGTCATAGACAGGCTGACGCTGCTgaggggcaagggcatgccggcTCTCTTCTCATGGTCCTGCAAGAG GAACTACAAGAACGGGTACGTGTGGAACGACCTGTCGGAGAACGACGTGATCTACCCGTCGGACGGCGTGGAGTACGTGCTCAAGGGCTCCGAGATCTTCCCTGACTGCTCGTCTG ATCGGTTCCAGCACCTCCGCGTGACCGATAGGTCGCCGACGAAGCCGCCCCTGGCGCTGCCCCAACTGAGCCACAAGCAGTACGCGGACAGCTACAGAGACGACGCCGTAGAGGATCGGGAGGACGACGAGCTGGGGTACTCGTACCACCACCGCCGGACGGCGTCGTCGGGCCGGCTCGTCGCCGCGCGAGCGGACAAGGCCGCCGTCTCGGCGCGCACCACCAGCCGGGCCCGCCCCGTGGAGCTCCCCGTCGAGGAGACCTCGCCGCCGTCCTCGACCTCCTCGGACAAGCCGCCGCTGCCGCAGCAGCAGACGGGGCGGCGGGCCTCCGACCTGCTGCAGGAGCCCGTCGAGCCGACCCGTCCCGGGTCAATGCTGCTGCAGCTCATCGCGTGCGGATCGACGGTGTCGGCCGcggcaggcggcggcggtggctcgggCAAGTGCCGCGCCGAGCCGAGGCGGAGCTGCGGCCTGGTGAGCCGGCTCTCTGCCCGCGGCGgcgcggacgaggacgaggacgtggcggcggcggcggggaccgACCTGGGCCGCCGGTTCGGCCACCTCGCCGTGGAGAACAAGGAGTACTTGAGCGGCAGCATCGTGGAGGGCGCCGGCGGCGGGGACACGGCGTCGTAG
- the LOC136468225 gene encoding LOW QUALITY PROTEIN: E3 ubiquitin-protein ligase hel2-like (The sequence of the model RefSeq protein was modified relative to this genomic sequence to represent the inferred CDS: inserted 2 bases in 2 codons; deleted 2 bases in 2 codons), whose product MCQAILLKLHGELLTVVAIYVCVYWYRKGSPLALSHRTDATHYAITLLTCPLPCVHVLTPAYMLGCFICEQKLYSRSQLAQHMKTGDSEVDXSEVERNGFAGHPXCEFCKSSFYGDNELYMHMSREHYSCHICQRQHPGQYDYFRNYDDLEMHFRKDHFLCEDEACLAQKFLLSSRRHNCYGGTVGGCLVLQRNAALQIPTSFIYRRNEQEQRRGRGRGRNALHDGSDSHISSSAQNGADGHAGRLDNVSGLFQSLSIGSNSGGAEVGQGSRTGRVLEQLSFPPLLDPDIPDNSVDSFHDETSFPSLSEQQSRYALALNQSARGTARLGDESLFPPLPGSSNNRGAASAQQGLQSLARSTLAARLQQRSKGPVKLLNTARPRPSENLEVLSSSTQTWPTPDQGLLSGSSQLRSGTQPTREIGSIQLSPVTQCGILLLQNKTKHSVSTPNLVPGGSSAQASSSSAYGSNRSQDPPQGNQTLPVAEDVRAANKSLVERMRSALGMDEDRYSAFKEIAGEYRQGIIDTSEYLSYVEQFGLSHLVPEMARLLPDPQKQRELADAYYTNTRFKSLQENGGGTSSQEGNRKKKGKGKAPVTERSAANDVKGGALADNILDTVRRLQSNHQAQEGEAEVLSKDGYRPSKGVQLAAGPSSNLDSSSGAKDNTGKGGGNKQPKKTSKFLRARLGDNSLATLDLSRPSASPERPERESQGPETGLPVRGAWKNGEGQKLFLSNGRK is encoded by the exons ATGTGCCAGGCCATTCTGCTAAAGCTGCACGGCGAATT ATTAACCGTCGTTGCAATTTATGTCTGCGTGTACTGGTACCGTAAAGGTTCACCACTCGCGCTCTCACACCGCACCGATGCCACGCACT ATGCAATCACATTGTTAACATGTCCATTGCCTTGTGTGCATGTTCTTACACCTGCATACATGTTGGG GTGTTTCATTTGTGAACAAAAGCTTTATTCAAGGTCACAGTTAGCTCAACATATGAAGACTGGTGACTCTGAAGTGG GCTCTGAGGTAGAGCGCAACGGTTTTGCTGGGCATC TGTGTGAGTTTTGCAAAAGTTCATTTTATGGAGATAATGAGCTTTACATGCATATGTCCAGGGAACACTATTCTTGCCACATATGCCAGAG GCAGCATCCTGGGCAGTATGACTATTTTCGGAACTATGATGACCTTGAG ATGCATTTTCGAAAAGATCATTTCCTCTGTGAAGATGAAGCATGTTTGGCACAGAAGTTTTTGTTGTCTTCCCGA AGGCATAATTGCTATGGAGGCACGGTGGGCGGATGTCTCGTTCTTCAGAGGAATGCTGCACTTCAG ATACCTACCAGTTTTATATATCGAAGAAATGAGCAAGAACAACGGCGTGGCAGAGGTAGGGGGCGTAATGCTCTCCATGATGGATCCGACAGTCATATCTCATCATCTGCACAAAACGGCGCCGATGGCCACGCAGGCCGTCTTGATAATGTTTCAGGGTTGTTTCAGTCATTAAGTATTGGATCTAATTCTGGGGGAGCTGAAGTTGGCCAAGGCTCCAGGACTGGACGAGTGCTCGAACAGTTGTCCTTCCCACCTCTTTTAGACCCAGATATTCCTGACAACAGCGTTGATTCTTTTCATGATGAAACCTCATTTCCTTCATTATCAGAGCAGCAATCCAGGTATGCACTAGCTCTCAATCAGAGTGCAAGGGGCACTGCGAGGCTTGGGGATGAGTCACTGTTC CCCCCTTTGCCTGGGTCTAGTAACAATAGGGGTGCTGCTTCAGCCCAACAGGGACTACAAAGTCTAGCCAGGAGCACACTTGCAGCAAGACTTCAACAACGTAGCAAGGGCCCTGTGAAGTTACTTAATACTGCTCGGCCTCGTCCCTCTGAAAATCTTGAAGTCCTCTCTAGTTCCACCCAGACATGGCCTACACCTGATCAGGGGCTACTCTCTGGATCTTCTCAGCTTCGATCTGGAACTCAACCAACAAGAGAGATTGGGTCCAT CCAGCTGTCTCCAGTAACACAGTGTGGAATCCTGTTGCTACAAAACAAGACGAAGCACTCTGTTTCTACGCCTAATCTTGTGCCTGGTGGCTCCTCTGCCCAAGCATCATCAAGTTCAGCTTATGGTAGCAACAGAAGTCAAGATCCTCCTCAAGGTAACCAAACTTTGCCTGTTGCAGAGGATGTCCGTGCTGCAAACAAATCTCTGGTTGAAAGAATGCGTTCTGCTCTGGGAATGGATGAGGACAGGTACTCTGCATTCAAAGAGATTGCTGGTGAATACCGTCAAGGTATAATAGATACTTCGGAGTATCTTTCATATGTCGAGCAGTTTGGACTCTCACACCTTGTTCCTGAAATGGCTAGGCTATTACCTGATCCTCAAAAACAGAGGGAACTTGCTGATGCATATTATACAAATACACGGTTTAAAAGCCTCCAAGAAAATGGAGGTGGAACTAGTTCACAAGAGGGCAACCGTaaaaagaaggggaaggggaaagcTCCTGTCACAGAAAGAAGTGCTGCTAATGATGTGAAGGGTGGTGCACTAGCAGATAACATTCTGGACACTGTAAGAAGGCTTCAATCAAACCACCAGGCTCAGGAAGGAGAGGCTGAGGTGCTGTCGAAGGATGGGTATCGACCGTCCAAGGGGGTCCAACTGGCAGCTGGACCTTCATCTAATCTGGACAGTTCATCTGGTGCAAAAGATAACACAGGCAAGGGAGGAGGCAATAAGCAACCAAAGAAGACATCAAAGTTTCTCAGAGCTCGTTTAGGTGACAACTCATTAGCCACGCTTGATTTAAGTCGCCCTAGTGCAAGCCCTGAACGTCCTGAAAGGGAATCACAAGGCCCAGAGACGGGGTTGCCAGTGCGAGGTGCTTGGAAGAATGGTGAAGGTCAGAAACTCTTTTTGAGCAATGGACGGAAGTAA